The Kineothrix sp. IPX-CK genomic interval ACGATGCATATACCGGATAAGATGAAAGAATTGTCGGAGCAGATTGCGAAAATAGACGTGCAGATCGAGCGTTCTGTGCGAGCGGAGGCATTCAGCCAGGCAGGAGAGCTTAAGCGCAGTCAGGATGCTTTGATTAAGAAATATGAGAAGATGAAGAGCAGGTTCGATTCGGAGCAAGCGGATAAAAGATATGTGGTAGGAGAAAATGAAATTGCCGAGGTTGTTTCTATGTGGACGAAGATTCCGGTAAAGAAGCTGGCGGAAAAGGAAAGCGAGCGTCTGCTCAAGCTAGAATCCATTCTTCACAAACGGGTAATCGGACAGGAGGAAGCGGTATCTGCGGTAGCGAAGGCGATGCGCAGAGGACGAGTGGGCTTACAGGATCCTAACAGACCTATCGGTTCCTTCTTATTCCTTGGTCCCACGGGTGTAGGAAAGACGGAGCTTAGCAAAGCGCTGGCCGAGGCGATGTTTGGCTCGGAGAATTCCCTTATCCGCGTAGATATGTCGGAATATATGGAGGGACACTCCGTATCGAAGATGATAGGTTCTCCTCCGGGATACGTAGGCTTTGACGAAGGAGGACAGCTCAGCGAGAAGGTGAGACGCAATCCGTATTCAGTAGTGTTGTTCGATGAGATTGAAAAGGCACATCCCGACGTATTCAACATTCTTCTTCAAGTGCTCGACGACGGACATATTACAGATGCCAAGGGGCGTAAGGTGAGCTTTAAGAATACGATACTCATCATGACTTCCAACGCAGGTGCTCAGAGGATAATCGATCCAAAGAATTTGGGCTTTTCTTCCCAGACGGATGAGAAACAGAATTATGAAAAGATGAAATCCGGCGTAATGGAGGAAGTGAAAAGGCTTTTCAAACCGGAGTTCATTAACCGTATCGATGAGATCATGGTGTTCCATCCTTTGAATAAAGACAATATGAAACAGATTATTACCTTGCTGTCAGCAAATCTAAGAAACAGGTGCAAGGCGCAGATGGATATCAATCTTACCATCGCTCCTGCTTTAAAGGAATATATTGTGGAGAAACATTCCGATTATAAGATGGGAGCGAGACCGTTAAAGCGTGCGATTCAGACGGTGATAGAGGACCGGCTTGCGGAGGAAATCCTTGCGGGAAGAATAAAGTCGGGAGATAACGTGACTGCAGGAGTAAAAGACGGAAAGGCTTCCTTTAGAGTAAAAAAAGAATCTTAAATCGGAACTTTTAGTGGATTAAATATGAAAAATATATTATACTGATAGTAAGAATAAGATGCTGAAAAAGTGTCATATTATGCGAAGGAAGGAACTTAGGAGGACGTAAGAAATGGCAGTGGTGGAAGAATTACTTCGCTCGGAAGGCGAAGGAGCAATCAGTTTTGGCAACCACAAACTGGAGAAAAAAGCGAAGCTGGAGGATTTCGAGTGCGGCGGTGACCTGCTGAAGGTCAAGACGTACAGAACCATGACGAAGCTTGAGAAGAACGGAATGTTTGTATATGAATCGGTACCGGGAACGAGTGTAACCGATTTTAAGGAAACGCAGGATGGCATTAACTTTAACGTAGAAGGAGATGAAGACGCACAGATTACTGTAGGTCTTCAGGACGAAACAGAATACGAGGTTTTTATAAATAACGAAAGTATTGGTAAGATGAGTACGAATTTAGGCGGTAAGCTGAATTTAAGCGTGGAACTTGCAGGTGTTGGAGAAGTAAATGTCAGAGTAGCAAAATAGAAGAAACGAAAAACGGGACGGTCATTTTGTGAAAGTCCCGTTTTTATGTAATTAGGAAAGGTAATAGGAAATTAAGGGGTAAGTATGGCAAAGAGTAAGAACGGGACAGTATTTTTTTGTCAGGAATGTGGTTATGAATCGTCGAAATGGATGGGACAGTGTCCTGGATGCAAGGCTTGGAATACTTTTGTGGAAGAACGGGTAACTATAAGTACGAAGGGAAGCGGGAGTTTCTCGAAAGCGGGAAGCAGTGTGAAACGGGCGGAGCCAGCCAGGCTGTCGGAGGTGTCCTTAGGCGGTGAGGAGAGAATCGGCACACGGATAGAAGAACTGGATAGGGTACTTGGAGGCGGCATTGTGCCGGGCTCCCTCACTCTGGTAGGAGGAGATCCGGGAATCGGTAAGTCCACTCTCTTGCTTCAGGTATGCCAGAAGTTGGCCGGAGCCGGCAGAAAGGTATTGTATCTGTCCGGAGAGGAATCATTGCGCCAGATTAAGATACGGGCCAACAGAATCGGAGAATTCAACGACAACCTTCTGCTCCTGTGCGAGACGAATCTATACGTTATCGAGGAGACCTTAAAGGCAATGAAGCCCGATGTGGCGGTCATTGATTCCATTCAGACCATGTACAGCGAGGATGTATCGTCGGCGCCGGGAAGCGTGTCTCAGGTAAGGGAGGCAACAAATATTTTTCTTCAATTGGCGAAAGGGATGAATATATCTATATTTCTTGTAGGACATGTGACCAAGGAGGGAACGGTGGCAGGCCCCAGAGTGTTAGAGCATATGGTAGATACGGTGCTCTATTTCGAAGGGGACAGGCATGCTTCCTACCGGATACTTCGCGGGGTGAAGAACCGGTTCGGCTCCACCAATGAAATCGGAGTGTTTGAAATGAGGGAAGAAGGACTGATAGAGGTCATGAACCCATCAGAATTCATGTTAAACGGCAGGCCTGAGGACGCCAGCGGCTCGGTGGTGGCATGCTCTATGGAAGGGACCAGACCGATACTGATAGAGATACAGGCTTTGGTATGCGGGAGCAATTTCGGTATTCCGAGGCGTCAGGCGATTGGCACGGATTTCAACCGGGTGAATCTGTTGATGGCGGTGCTGGAAAAGCGGGTTGGTCTGCAAATGTCAGGCTGCGACGCTTATGTGAATCTGGCAGGAGGAATCAAGATCGTAGAACCGGCTATTGATTTGGGAATCGTGCTGGCCATCGTTTCCAGCTTTAGGAACCGGGCCATCGATAGCAAGGTAATTGCTTTTGGTGAAGTTGGACTAAGCGGAGAGGTAAGGGCTGTGAGCATGGCGAGGCAGCGGGTTCAGGAGGCTAAGAAGCTGGGATTTACCACTTGTATTCTGCCTGCGGTCTGTATGGAGGGTTTAAGCGAAGAAAAGGATATGAAGGTGATCGGTGTAAGGAGTGTACGAGACGCTATCGACCTCATATAAAATGTATGAAATTATTGTAGATATACCGGAGAACTTAGACAATGAAGAAGTTATTGATTTATCTTAAGGATTATAAAAAAGAAACAGTATTGGCTCCGCTTTTTAAGATGCTGGAGGCATCCTTTGAGCTTCTGGTGCCGTTAGTTATGGCGGCGATCATCGATACGGGGATCGCGCAGGGAGACAAAGGATATATTGTCAGGATGTGCCTGATCATGGTGGCTCTGGGAGTCATCGGACTGGTATGCTCTGTCACCGCACAGTATTATTCCGCCAAGGCGGCGGTGGGTTTTTCTGCCGGATTGAAGCATGAGCTGTTTAAGCACATTCAAAAGCTGTCCTTTACAGAGATGGACGAAATAGGGACCTCTACGCTGATTACCAGAATGACAAACGATGTGAATCTGCTGCAGTCAGGAGTGAATCTGGTACTGCGCCTCTTTTTGCGCTCCCCTTTTATCGTGTTCGGAGCTATGGTGATGGCATTTACCATTGACGGCAAGGCGGCACTGATTTTTGTAATAACTATCCTTCTGCTCAGTGCCGTCGTTTTTGGTATCATGCTCGTAAGCATGCCATTGTATAAGAAGGTGCAGGCGGGACTGGATAGAATTCTCGGTATTACGAGGGAGAACCTTACAGGTGTGAGAGTAATACGTGCTTTCAACAAGGAGGCAGCGGAGATAGCGCGCTTTGAAGGAGAAAACGAAGTGCTGACAAGGATGCAGCAGTTTGTAGGAAAGATCTCCGCCTTGATGAATCCGGTGACCTATGTCATTATAAACGGTGCGCTGATCGTGCTCATATGGACGGGGGCTCTTCGTGTGGACGGCGGTTATATTACGCAGGGAGAGGTAGTTGCGCTGGTAAATTACATGTCTCAGATATTGGTTGAGCTCATTAAACTCGCCAATCTGATCATAACCATAACGAGGGCTTTCGCCAGTGCTAACCGGATTGCAGCCGTATTCGAGATGAAATCCAGCTTAGTATCGCCTGAGAGAGAAAATGAAACCGAATTGGTTCATGGAGATGGAAACGATGACATTGCGGTTTCTTTCGAGCATGTCTGTCTGTCCTATAAAAATGCCGGAGCGGAAGCTCTGACGGATATTGATTTTAAGGTAAAAAGAGGGCAGACGGTAGGAATCATAGGCGGTACAGGCTCAGGAAAATCTTCTTTGGTTAATATGATCCCCCGATTTTATGATGCGACCGGTGGATGCGTAAGGATAGACGGAGTGGATGTAAAAGACTATCCGTTAGACGTGCTGCGTTCCAAAATAGGCATCGTCATGCAAAAAGCGGTGCTGTTCAAAGGAACCATAAGGGAAAATGTACAGTGGGGCAAGGAGAATGCTTCGGAGGAGGAAGTCCTTCAGGCGTTAGAAATCGCACAGGCGAAGGAATTCGCCACGGAAAAGGCAGGAGGACTGGACGCCAAAGTATCGCAGGAGGGCAAGAATTTCTCAGGGGGGCAGAAACAGCGCCTTACCATTGCCAGAGCGTTAGTGAGAAAACCGAAAATACTTATATTGGACGACAGCGCCTCTGCGCTGGACTTCGCCACTGATGCCAGACTGCGTCAAGAAATACGCAATATGGAAGAGGATATGACGGTCTTTATCGTATCTCAGCGAGCCGCATCTATCCGTTATGCGGATTTTATCGTGGTTATGGAAGACGGTGAAGTGGCGGGAATCGGAACGCATGAGGAATTAGTAAATAGCTGCAATGTCTACAAGGAAATTTATGATTCGCAGTTTAAGAAGGAGGAGAGGGCATGAACAACGGCGGCGTAAGTCAAAAGGAGACTCTCTTCAAGGTACTTCGATATATAAAAAAGTATTGGTTTTATTTGGGTATGTCCGTATTCATGGCGTCTGTCAGCGTGGCGCTCACGTTATACGTGCCGATTCTTACCGGCGATGCGATCGACCTTATCATCGATAAAGGGTTGGTGGACTTCGCCGGCATTCTGGTGCTTCTTTATCGCATGGCTGCAGCGATTATATTCACGGCGATAGCGCAGTGGATCATGAATGTATGCAATAATAAAATGACATTCGGAATTGTGAAGGACATGAGGGATGAAGCATTTAAAAAAATTGAAGTTTTACCCCTTAAATATATAGATTCCCGTTCCTACGGGGAGGTGGTCAGCAGAGTGATCGCCGACGTAGATCAGTTGGCGGACGGCCTGCTCATGGGATTCACCCAGTTGTTTACCGGAGTGATTACGATTCTCGGCACATTGATTATTATGTTAACTATAGATGTGGGAATTACGGCGATAGTCGTATTGCTCACCCCGGTTTCCTTTCTGGTAGCTAATTTTATCGCGAAGAAGACTTACCGTATGTTTAAGCTTCAATCGGAGACGAGAGGAGAGCAGACGGCATTAATTGATGAAATGGTGGGCAGTCAGAGGGTGGTACAGGCCTTCGGACACGAAGAGAAGGCACTTAAGCAGTTCGATGAAGTCAACGAAAGATTAAGGGAGGCTTCATTAAAGGCGATCTTCTTCTCATCTATCACTAATCCGGCAACACGTTTTGTGAACAGCATAGTATATACGGGGGTGGGAATTACAGGAGCGATTTTGGCCATTGCAGGAGGGATAAGTATAGGGCAGCTTGTATGCCTCCTTACCTATGCGAATCAGTATACGAAGCCCTTCAATGAAATCTCGGGAGTGGTTACGGAGCTGCAAAATGCTCTCGCATGTGCGGGAAGGATATTGGAGCTTATCGAGGAGGAACCGCAGATACCAGAGGCAGACGATGCGGCAGTGCTTTTGGATGTTGAGGGAAATGTTTCTCTCTCCGAGGTGTATTTCTCCTATACTCCTGAACAGAAATTGATTCAAAATTTTAATCTTCATGTGAGGCCGGGACAGCGGGTGGCAATCGTGGGTCCTACCGGTTGCGGAAAAACCACGGTTATCAATCTGCTGATGCGTTTTTATGATGTGGACAGCGGAAAGATACAGGTAGAGGGAAAGGATATCCGCCATGTGACGAGGATGAGCCTTCGCACCTCCTATGGTATGGTGCTTCAGGATACTTGGCTGAAGGCGGGAACGGTTCGGGAAAATATAGTAATGGGAAAGCCTGAGGCCACAGACGAGGAAATTATCGCGGCGGCGAAGGCAGCCCATGCCCACAGCTTTATTAAGAGGCTGCCGGAGGGCTATGATACTGTGATTACGGAGGCAGGAGGAAATCTCTCCGGGGGACAGAAGCAGCTTCTATGTATTGCAAGAGTCATGCTCTGTCAGCCGGATATGCTCATTTTGGATGAAGCCACTTCCTCTATCGATACGAGGACGGAGCTTAAGATCCAGAACGCATTTGCAAAGCTGATGGAGGGAAGGACCAGTTTTATCGTGGCGCATAGGCTTTCGACGATAAAGGAGGCCGACATCATTCTGGTGATGAAAGACGGCGATATCATAGAACAAGGAAATCATGAAACGCTGTTGGCGGCCGAAGGATTTTATGCAAAGCTCTATAACAGTCAATTTGCTTTGTAGGGAAAGGCATGGTTATTAATATGTGGCTTATTTATGCGTGTGTTCCGCGGGCTTCGCAGGAATAACTTCGATACTCGCTAAAATAGGCATTAGGGATACGGACTCGAATCTGGCAACGGCCATCCGTACGGTTGTAATTTTGCTGTTTTCATGGCTGATGGTATTTCTCGTAGGATCGCAGGATACAATTTCACAGATCAGCGCTAAGACATTCACCTTTCTCGTGCTGTCGGGCATCGCTACGGGCTGTTCGTGGCTCTGTTATTTTGCGGCGCTGCGTTATGGAGAGGTCCACAAGGTCATGGCAATCGACAAGGCCAGCATTATACTCACCTTACTGCTCGCTTTTCTCATTTTGGGAGAAGCTCTTACATCGTTAAAAATAGTGTCCATGGCGGTAATCGTTGGGGGCACCTATATGATGATGGAGAGGAAGAATGCGAAGAAAGGAAATATAAAAGAGAGAGAAGTAACGCCGGAAAAGAAAAGGGGCGGGATGAAGTGGCTGACCTATGCCATATTGTCTGCAATATTTGCCAGCTTTACGGCGATTCTCGGTAAAATCGGCATAGACGGAGTAGAATTGAATCTGGGAACGGCTATTCGCACCGTAGTAGTTCTCATTATGGCGTGGCTTGTAGTATTTGCAGGAAAAAAACAGAACGGACTTAAGCGCATTGATAAAAAGAGTTGGGTGTTCATCTGTCTGTCCGGTATTACTACGGGCCTTTCCTGGCTTTGTTATTATAAGGCGCTGCAAAAGGGAGAGGCGGGTATCGTAGTGTTGGTGGACCGCCTTAGTATCGTAGTTACCGTAGGTCTTTCGTGTATGATTCTGAAGGAGAAGCTCACAAAGAAATCGGCTGCCGGTTTGGCGATTATAACAGCGGGCATCCTCCTTTTGCTGATAAAATAAGTACAATTATTTGTCCGAAGCCTTTCCAAATAAAAAGCTAAGCTCATCATCCTTGTAATAGAAGAAGCAAATAATGCAAAGCAGTACCATTCCTACGCTTACATAACAGTCTGCAACGTTGAACTTGGGAAAATTGATGGGAACAAAATAGATGAAGTCCACTACATAGCCATTTTTTATCCTGTCTATCAGATTTCCGATTCCGCCGTTTATAACGAGAAGAAACGTGAGACGCATGATATGAAATCGCCTTCCTTCCGGAACCTGGAAATATTTCCAAATGATGAAGAGCATAACGCAGGACGTCAGGGTGATGAGGAACCCCTGCTTGCCAAGAAAGGAGCTGAACGCCGCCCCGGTATTTTCTAAATAAGAAAATTCCAGTATACCGGGAATGAGTGCGAAATCCGCTTGTTCTTTCAAATTTTTAACAGCGAGAAACTTAGTGAACTGGTCAAGGCCTATAAGCAGGGCGATGCTCAAAATCAATATGAGGGCAGGTATGGTTTTTTTAGATATATTTTTCATTTCTATTTTCATATCCTTTCTATAAAAGAATTTCATATCTTATGTACATTACAAAATCGCATATCATTTATGTTCATAAAAAACAAAAAGCTCAGAAATCCGAAACTGGGTGAATTCCTGAAGCAATAAAATCCTTAAAATAGAATAACATTTTTTCTTTTATAAATCAACCTTGAAGAGATTGCATTTATTTGATATTATTTATTTTATTGTCTAATAATAAATATAAGGATTGGTAAAAAATAATGAAATTAAAAATAGTAAAAATTGAGAATCGAATTGTAACATGTGAGAAGGATAAGGATGGTTCTTTCCTTGCTATCGCACGCAGATGGTTTGCGGAAGATATCCAGGAAGGGGATACGATTGAAATCGAGAAAAAGACAAGTCTCGATAATTAGAATAAAGGACTGGAAGCAGGAATAATACTGTAGTAATAATTTCTGCCATGAAGTATAATAAAATAATATTGATTACAGTGGATTAACCGATGAATGGGAGCAGACCAATGGATAGTGTTAAGCAGAACATTCTGCTGGTTTATGAAAATATGACAGCAGTAGAAAGAAGTATAGCAGATTTTTTTATAAATAATAATGAAGTAATAAACTTTTCTTCTAAAAATATATCAAAGCTGCTTTATATTTCGGAGGCTACTTTATCGAGATTCGCAAAGAAATGTAATTATAAGGGTTATAGGGAGTTTATTTTTGCTTACGAAAAAGAACTCCAGGAAGATCTGTACGAAAGAAATATAAGTGTATTGACAAAAAAGGTGAAAAATACCTATACTAGACTTTTGGAAGAAGGCTTTCATATTCTGGATGAAGAAAAGGTGAAACGTGTTTCGGATATGATGAATGTACATCCCCGTGTAATTGTTTGCGGGATGGGAAGTTCCGGATATACCGCACAGGAATTTCAACTGAGATTTATGAGACTCGGCATGAATATACAGGCGGTCACCGACTCGCAGATGATACAGATGTCAATGGCGGTGACGGATGAAAATTGTATGGTAATAGCCATTTCTTTAAGCGGAAAGACAAAGGCCATACTGGATGCGGTCAGAATGGCAAAGGCCAAAGGTTCATATGTAGTAATGATTACCTCTGATCAGGAAATAGAGCTTCAAAATGATTGTGATGAAATAATATATGTTGCGACGGCGAAAAATCTGGATGGGGGTACGATGATATCGCCTCAATTTCCTATTTTGGTCCTTGTAGATGTTTTTTATACCTACTATTTTGAGAATGATGCAAAGAATAAAATAATGAAATATCACGATACTCTTTCGGCGCTGAGAGGGTATGATACGTAAGAAATGGAGAAGTGAAATGTGTGACGAAATTTATTTCGGAATTGATATAGGCGGTACAGCCGTAAAAATGGGAATCATGAACAGCAGAGGAGAACTGTTCGCATCGGATACGGCATCCGTTAACTTCGATCAGTATGAAACACCAATATTACAGACAGTAAAAAAGGTTTCGGCAGTTTTTATTGAGGAACATCCGGAATATAAAGACAAGCTGAAAGCGATCGGAATATCAGCTACCGGCCAGATCGATTCAAGAACCGGGGTCGTGAGCGGAACCGCAGGACATATTAAAAATTGGCAGGACAGTAGAATCAAAGAAGAAATGGAGGAGCTGTTCCGCTTGCCGGTCGCTGTGGCAAATGATGCGAATTGTGCTGCTCTGGGTGAATACTGGATCGGGGCAGCAAGAGGAGTCGAAGACGTTATTGTGATTACGGTTGGTACGGGGATTGGCGGAGGTATCATCACGGGAGGGAAATTGCTTTCCGGAGCACGTGGAATAGCAGGTGAAATGGGACACTTTTCTATCAAGTCCGATGGAGAGGAATGCACATGCGGGAACAGAGGGTGCTACGAGCGGTATGCTTCCACAACGGCCTTGGTCAGAATGATAAACGAAAGAATGAAAAAGGGAGAACTTAAGGCATTTGCGGATAACGTAAGCGGAAAGACCATATTTGAAGAACTGGGAAAAGGCAATGCAAAGCTGCAGGCGGCTGTGGAGGAATGGATTGATTACGTGGCAGATGGCTTGGTAAGTCTTGTACATATTTTTAATCCGTCTATGATTATAATAAGCGGTGGTGTTAGTATGCAGAAGGAACTTTTTATCGATCCTCTGTCTGTTAAGATAAAGGACAGGATCATGCCGGCATACAGGGAGAATCTCGAAATCAGGCAAGCCGCGCTGAAAAATAACGCAGGTCTGGCTGGAGCTATATATAATTGTATTTGTACACTTATAGAAGAATAAATAAAAAAGCGGAGGCATCGAAGGAGATGCACCGCTTTTTTGTATTGAGAATACGGATATCAGAAGCAGTATTCATCGGGAATCCGTTTAAGAGCTTCTTCATCGGCGACGATTGACACATTCGTATGCAGTTGAAGGATGGAAGCCGGCACCTCCGGAGTGATTGGCTCCATGAAGGACCGGTACAAAGCATCAGCTTTGTTCTGACCGGTGGCGATCAAGACAATCTTAGCCGCCTGAAAAATATTCCGGATGCCCATGGTGATAGCCCTGCGCGGAACGTCGTCTATTCTGGAGAACAATCGGGAATTAGCTTTTATTGTACTTTCTGTCAGCTGCACGATATGTGTATCCAGCAGAAAGCTTTTTCCGGGTTCATTGAAGCCAATGTGTCCATTGCTTCCTATGCCGAGAAGCTGAAGATCGATGCCTCCCAGGTCCTGAATCAGAGAATCATAAGCCTTGCATGCTTCTTCCAGATCGGAGACATGACCGTTAGGAACATGAGTATTTTCCATGGCGATATTTACCTTTGAGAAGAAGTTTTTTTCCATAAAATAATGATAGCTTTCACTGTTGTCAGGTGAGAGACCTACATATTCATCCAGATTAACGGAAATAACCCTTGAGAAATCCACATCTTTCTTTGTGCACCATTCGGCCAGCTGATGATAGGCTCCCAGCGGGGAAGTTCCGGTGGCAAGTCCTAAAATGCTGTCCGGCTTTGAAATGACCTGTGCCGATATGAGATTTGCAGCCTTTCTGCTGACTGATTCGTAGTCCTTTTCTTTATAAATTCTGATGTTTTTCATGTTAATTTTCCTTTCTGTATTTTTCACTGCTTTTATTATAATAACTTTATTTTTGATAAACAATGAACGGGCTGATTTGGGAAGAAGTTTCATAAAAAAGTACCAAATCGGGATTTTTGTGATTGTACTTTCCAAAAGAGCCGGATTTCTTGAAACTCACCGGAGGTATTGATATAATGCAGTCAATTGCAAAGAAAATGTCGGAAGGAGAAAGCCCAAATGAAGATAAGAACTTTTGATTTGTCGGAGAAGCTTAAACCGATCGTTGAAAAAGCCAATTTCTTTTTGCAAAACAGTCCTGATGCATGCGAATATACGTTGTCAGCTTGCGAGAGTGAAAATAAAGGTTACTTTTTACGCAAAGAAAAAGAGACTTTAACAGTGGAATATGCAAAGCTGCCGGATCTTGGAAGAGCGATCATGGCTGCGGCGCAGGCAGACGGCAGTCTGGAACTGGAAGAAAGAAAACAGTTTGGTGATTTCGGTTATATGCTGGATTGCTCCAGAAATGCCGTTCCCGCAATGAACACATTAAAAAAACTTGTGCCTTTTCTGGCATTGCTCGGATATAACTTTCTGGGGCTTTATATAGAAGATACCATAAAGGTATCGGAAGAACCTTATCTGGGATATATGAGAGGGGCTTTCAAGCCGGAGGAAATAAAAGAAATTTCGGCCTATGCGGCAGAATATGGAATGGAAATCAGGCCGTATGTACAATCGCTCGCCCACTTTAATCAGATTAAAAGATATGAAGAATACCAAAAGATGATAGATACAGACGATATTCTATTGGCAGACAGCGAGCGTACTTACGAGTTTCTGGATCATTACATAAAAACAATAGCGGACTGTTTTTCTTCCGGTAAAATCAATATCGGAATGGATGAGGCACACATGGTAGGGCTTGGAAAATACCTGGATTCCCATGGATATAAAAACCGATTTGAAATCATGTATGATCATTTGAAAAAAGTTACTGCAATTTGTGAAAAGTATGGCTTGCGGCCTCAGATCTGGAGTGATATGTTTTTCAGGCTGGTGTTTGGCGGGGAATATTATAAGGCAGATCAAAAGCTCGCTGAAAAAGTCATCATTCCGGAAGGATTGGAGATTGTTTATTGGGATTATTATTCCTGTGATGAAAATCGGTATGATGAAATGCTCAGACAGCATCTTCAGTTAACGGATAACATCGGATTTGCTGCGGGAGCGTGGAAATGGACTGGTTTTGCGCCTCATAACAGGTACAGTATGGAAAGCGGCAAAGCAGCACTGAATGCCTGCAAGAAGAACCGTGTGGATTCGGTGGTGATTACCGGCTGGGGCGATAACGGGGCGGAAGCAAGCCAGTTTTCCAATCTGCCGGCGTTATTTGCCGACGCTAATCTGGCGTACGAATCGAAAATAACAAATACGGCATTTTGGATGCTGACAGGAATGAAATGGGAAGAATTTATGTTAATAGACTGTACAAATCCGCTTTCTGATACATCCGGAAAACATAATAATGCCAGCAAGTACTTTTTGTACAACGATCCTTTGATAGGTACGTTTGACTCCGTGGCAGAACAGTTGGAAAAGGACTATTTTGATAAAATAGCAAAGAAGCTGGAGACTTGCATTG includes:
- a CDS encoding ABC transporter ATP-binding protein; protein product: MNNGGVSQKETLFKVLRYIKKYWFYLGMSVFMASVSVALTLYVPILTGDAIDLIIDKGLVDFAGILVLLYRMAAAIIFTAIAQWIMNVCNNKMTFGIVKDMRDEAFKKIEVLPLKYIDSRSYGEVVSRVIADVDQLADGLLMGFTQLFTGVITILGTLIIMLTIDVGITAIVVLLTPVSFLVANFIAKKTYRMFKLQSETRGEQTALIDEMVGSQRVVQAFGHEEKALKQFDEVNERLREASLKAIFFSSITNPATRFVNSIVYTGVGITGAILAIAGGISIGQLVCLLTYANQYTKPFNEISGVVTELQNALACAGRILELIEEEPQIPEADDAAVLLDVEGNVSLSEVYFSYTPEQKLIQNFNLHVRPGQRVAIVGPTGCGKTTVINLLMRFYDVDSGKIQVEGKDIRHVTRMSLRTSYGMVLQDTWLKAGTVRENIVMGKPEATDEEIIAAAKAAHAHSFIKRLPEGYDTVITEAGGNLSGGQKQLLCIARVMLCQPDMLILDEATSSIDTRTELKIQNAFAKLMEGRTSFIVAHRLSTIKEADIILVMKDGDIIEQGNHETLLAAEGFYAKLYNSQFAL
- the lspA gene encoding signal peptidase II gives rise to the protein MKIEMKNISKKTIPALILILSIALLIGLDQFTKFLAVKNLKEQADFALIPGILEFSYLENTGAAFSSFLGKQGFLITLTSCVMLFIIWKYFQVPEGRRFHIMRLTFLLVINGGIGNLIDRIKNGYVVDFIYFVPINFPKFNVADCYVSVGMVLLCIICFFYYKDDELSFLFGKASDK
- a CDS encoding ABC transporter ATP-binding protein, with the protein product MKKLLIYLKDYKKETVLAPLFKMLEASFELLVPLVMAAIIDTGIAQGDKGYIVRMCLIMVALGVIGLVCSVTAQYYSAKAAVGFSAGLKHELFKHIQKLSFTEMDEIGTSTLITRMTNDVNLLQSGVNLVLRLFLRSPFIVFGAMVMAFTIDGKAALIFVITILLLSAVVFGIMLVSMPLYKKVQAGLDRILGITRENLTGVRVIRAFNKEAAEIARFEGENEVLTRMQQFVGKISALMNPVTYVIINGALIVLIWTGALRVDGGYITQGEVVALVNYMSQILVELIKLANLIITITRAFASANRIAAVFEMKSSLVSPERENETELVHGDGNDDIAVSFEHVCLSYKNAGAEALTDIDFKVKRGQTVGIIGGTGSGKSSLVNMIPRFYDATGGCVRIDGVDVKDYPLDVLRSKIGIVMQKAVLFKGTIRENVQWGKENASEEEVLQALEIAQAKEFATEKAGGLDAKVSQEGKNFSGGQKQRLTIARALVRKPKILILDDSASALDFATDARLRQEIRNMEEDMTVFIVSQRAASIRYADFIVVMEDGEVAGIGTHEELVNSCNVYKEIYDSQFKKEERA
- the radA gene encoding DNA repair protein RadA — its product is MAKSKNGTVFFCQECGYESSKWMGQCPGCKAWNTFVEERVTISTKGSGSFSKAGSSVKRAEPARLSEVSLGGEERIGTRIEELDRVLGGGIVPGSLTLVGGDPGIGKSTLLLQVCQKLAGAGRKVLYLSGEESLRQIKIRANRIGEFNDNLLLLCETNLYVIEETLKAMKPDVAVIDSIQTMYSEDVSSAPGSVSQVREATNIFLQLAKGMNISIFLVGHVTKEGTVAGPRVLEHMVDTVLYFEGDRHASYRILRGVKNRFGSTNEIGVFEMREEGLIEVMNPSEFMLNGRPEDASGSVVACSMEGTRPILIEIQALVCGSNFGIPRRQAIGTDFNRVNLLMAVLEKRVGLQMSGCDAYVNLAGGIKIVEPAIDLGIVLAIVSSFRNRAIDSKVIAFGEVGLSGEVRAVSMARQRVQEAKKLGFTTCILPAVCMEGLSEEKDMKVIGVRSVRDAIDLI
- a CDS encoding ROK family protein, which translates into the protein MCDEIYFGIDIGGTAVKMGIMNSRGELFASDTASVNFDQYETPILQTVKKVSAVFIEEHPEYKDKLKAIGISATGQIDSRTGVVSGTAGHIKNWQDSRIKEEMEELFRLPVAVANDANCAALGEYWIGAARGVEDVIVITVGTGIGGGIITGGKLLSGARGIAGEMGHFSIKSDGEECTCGNRGCYERYASTTALVRMINERMKKGELKAFADNVSGKTIFEELGKGNAKLQAAVEEWIDYVADGLVSLVHIFNPSMIIISGGVSMQKELFIDPLSVKIKDRIMPAYRENLEIRQAALKNNAGLAGAIYNCICTLIEE
- a CDS encoding endosialidase; amino-acid sequence: MAVVEELLRSEGEGAISFGNHKLEKKAKLEDFECGGDLLKVKTYRTMTKLEKNGMFVYESVPGTSVTDFKETQDGINFNVEGDEDAQITVGLQDETEYEVFINNESIGKMSTNLGGKLNLSVELAGVGEVNVRVAK
- a CDS encoding MurR/RpiR family transcriptional regulator: MDSVKQNILLVYENMTAVERSIADFFINNNEVINFSSKNISKLLYISEATLSRFAKKCNYKGYREFIFAYEKELQEDLYERNISVLTKKVKNTYTRLLEEGFHILDEEKVKRVSDMMNVHPRVIVCGMGSSGYTAQEFQLRFMRLGMNIQAVTDSQMIQMSMAVTDENCMVIAISLSGKTKAILDAVRMAKAKGSYVVMITSDQEIELQNDCDEIIYVATAKNLDGGTMISPQFPILVLVDVFYTYYFENDAKNKIMKYHDTLSALRGYDT